The candidate division KSB1 bacterium genome window below encodes:
- a CDS encoding carboxylate--amine ligase, with the protein MQFHQNKKPLPYAVIAGLDDYPGFQAAHILAKRGIPVIAVARHQHLFFCRTNVCEKILYLDTERDEFIEGLVKLGREFEQKAVLFPSTDICVLRISRHREALAPYYHIALPQPEVVEKLMNKLSFLEYALKEKLPIPKTFLLRNRTEAAQAATELNFPCILKPPMKTAIWEKHTTIKAYKLAGAEEFLRTYDQCCGWADILIAQEWIPGPDSNLYSCNCYFDANAEPLVTFTARKLRQWPPETGSTSLGEECRNDVVLNTALQLFKKENWHGLGYLEMKRDARTGAHYIIEPNIGRPTGRSALAEACGVELLSTMYCHQAGLPLPENRTQKYIGVKWINLLEDLRSARIYWERGDLTLKQWWYSVRGPKAHAVFSWSDPMPFLADIKRRIGFKLETIWDGLFSRKAAPSFSSPQNISAAPVMASRHG; encoded by the coding sequence ATGCAATTTCATCAAAATAAAAAACCCCTCCCGTATGCCGTGATCGCGGGTTTGGATGATTACCCCGGTTTTCAAGCGGCACATATTCTGGCGAAGCGAGGCATTCCCGTCATCGCGGTCGCCAGGCACCAGCATCTGTTTTTTTGCCGCACCAACGTTTGCGAAAAAATTTTGTATCTGGACACCGAGCGCGACGAGTTCATCGAAGGCCTGGTGAAACTGGGAAGGGAGTTTGAGCAAAAGGCGGTTTTGTTTCCCAGCACGGATATCTGTGTCTTGCGCATCTCCAGGCATCGCGAAGCGCTGGCGCCTTATTACCATATCGCGTTGCCGCAACCCGAGGTCGTGGAAAAGCTGATGAACAAGCTCAGTTTTCTGGAATATGCCCTAAAGGAAAAGCTGCCCATTCCCAAAACATTTTTGCTGCGCAACCGCACCGAGGCGGCGCAAGCGGCGACGGAATTGAATTTCCCCTGTATTTTGAAGCCGCCGATGAAAACCGCGATTTGGGAAAAACATACCACGATCAAAGCCTACAAACTCGCCGGCGCCGAGGAATTTTTGCGCACGTACGATCAATGCTGCGGTTGGGCCGATATTTTAATCGCGCAGGAATGGATTCCGGGGCCGGATTCCAATTTGTATTCATGCAATTGCTATTTTGATGCGAACGCCGAGCCGTTGGTAACGTTCACCGCCCGCAAGCTGCGGCAATGGCCGCCGGAAACCGGCAGCACCAGCCTGGGCGAAGAATGCCGCAATGATGTGGTGTTGAATACGGCGCTGCAGCTCTTCAAAAAGGAAAATTGGCACGGGTTGGGTTATTTGGAAATGAAACGCGACGCCCGCACCGGCGCGCACTACATTATCGAGCCGAACATCGGACGGCCGACGGGAAGATCGGCGCTTGCCGAGGCCTGCGGCGTCGAGTTGTTGTCGACGATGTATTGCCATCAAGCCGGTCTGCCGCTGCCGGAAAACCGGACGCAGAAGTATATCGGCGTCAAGTGGATTAATTTGCTCGAAGATTTGCGCTCGGCGCGCATTTATTGGGAGCGCGGCGATCTGACGCTCAAGCAATGGTGGTATTCGGTGCGCGGTCCCAAAGCGCATGCGGTTTTTTCCTGGTCTGATCCGATGCCGTTCCTGGCCGACATTAAAAGACGAATCGGCTTCAAGCTCGAAACGATTTGGGATGGTCTGTTTTCTCGCAAAGCCGCGCCAAGCTTTTCATCACCACAAAACATCAGCGCAGCGCCGGTGATGGCTTCGCGTCATGGATGA
- a CDS encoding NAD(P)-binding domain-containing protein, whose amino-acid sequence MRILIASSIDPEAIARLREQHDVVCAFNAPEDKLKSLIRDREVLICRSGVTISAAVMSCGPALQLIIRAGSGTDNIDLAYVQRRGIRLERIPEPGAKAVAELAFALMLALARNLLNADRMLRQGHFAKHELSGYSLRGKVLGIIGAGNIGSLVGQMGAAWGMKVLGCVENPSPEVAAELAGKGIQLTDCDEVVAKADFLSLHVPLTNATRNMINAETLSRMKAGSYLINLARGGVVDEAALHRALTEGTTLRGAALDVHQVEKEGYVSPLAALPNVVLTPHIGAQTIDSQREIGERILEIMDSMAARKLVRDAKPSPVSKNFFPARVASSFRANARQCHFTETIELNLNAIKCFAF is encoded by the coding sequence ATGCGAATTTTGATTGCAAGCTCGATTGATCCGGAGGCGATTGCCAGGCTGCGTGAGCAGCATGACGTGGTTTGTGCGTTTAACGCCCCTGAAGACAAACTGAAATCGTTGATCCGTGATCGCGAAGTTCTGATTTGCCGCAGCGGCGTGACGATTTCCGCGGCGGTGATGAGTTGCGGCCCGGCGCTGCAACTGATTATTCGCGCCGGTTCGGGTACGGATAACATTGACCTGGCTTATGTTCAGCGACGTGGCATCCGGCTCGAGCGCATTCCCGAGCCCGGCGCCAAGGCGGTGGCGGAGCTGGCCTTTGCGCTGATGCTGGCGCTGGCGCGAAATCTTTTGAACGCCGACCGCATGTTGCGACAAGGCCATTTTGCCAAACACGAGCTGAGCGGCTACTCGCTGCGCGGAAAAGTTCTCGGCATCATTGGCGCGGGAAACATCGGTTCGCTCGTCGGACAAATGGGCGCGGCGTGGGGCATGAAAGTGCTCGGTTGCGTTGAAAACCCCTCGCCGGAAGTCGCTGCGGAGTTGGCCGGCAAAGGCATTCAACTGACGGATTGCGATGAAGTCGTCGCCAAAGCGGATTTCTTGAGTCTGCATGTGCCGTTGACGAATGCCACGCGAAACATGATCAACGCCGAGACGCTTTCGCGCATGAAAGCGGGATCGTATTTGATCAACCTGGCGCGCGGCGGTGTGGTGGATGAGGCAGCGTTGCATCGAGCGCTCACCGAAGGCACGACGTTGCGCGGCGCGGCGCTGGACGTTCATCAAGTCGAAAAAGAAGGTTATGTTTCGCCGCTGGCGGCGCTGCCCAACGTCGTGCTCACACCGCACATCGGCGCGCAGACGATTGATTCGCAGCGCGAAATCGGCGAGCGGATTTTGGAGATCATGGATTCGATGGCTGCCCGCAAGCTCGTTCGCGATGCCAAGCCGTCGCCGGTGAGCAAGAATTTTTTTCCGGCGCGGGTTGCTTCGTCTTTCCGCGCCAACGCCAGACAGTGCCATTTTACCGAAACGATTGAATTGAATCTGAATGCGATTAAATGTTTTGCCTTTTAG
- a CDS encoding MBOAT family protein, which translates to MLFNSYEFLIFFPAIVALYFATPYKWRWLLLLGGSYYFYMCWKPEYIVLIVISTVIDYYAARQISCSTTPARRRMYLMFSLLSNLGLLFSFKYLNFFNESLRGVFNQLNLFYGVPAFDLLLPVGISFYTFQTLSYTIDVYRGTIQPERHLGKFALYVTFFPQLVAGPIERSSNLLPQLQSLRDQFDAGRVTDGLRLMLWGFFKKMVIADRLAASVNLVYNNPGEYYGLQVVLATIFFAFQIFCDFSGYSDIAIGAAKIFGVNLMKNFDKPYSAQSISEFWKRWHISLSTWFKDYVYIPLGGNRTVKWRWYYNLFITFLISGLWHGANWTFVIWGALHGFYLIFAIISRPYKDALIGLIGLNKRPLALKALQIISTFALVNLGWLFFRANSLADAMLLLKNMFVLAPLASVFDFITPGSLAINLMLITILELAHYLEKDKPFMLSLTSKPGLIRWPAYVAVTLAILYLSTSAGQQFIYFQF; encoded by the coding sequence ATGTTATTCAACTCGTATGAGTTTCTGATTTTCTTCCCGGCCATCGTCGCGCTGTATTTCGCCACGCCGTATAAATGGCGATGGCTGCTCTTGCTGGGCGGAAGCTATTACTTCTACATGTGCTGGAAACCCGAGTATATTGTCTTGATCGTGATCTCCACCGTGATCGATTATTACGCGGCCAGGCAGATAAGTTGTTCGACCACCCCGGCCAGGCGCAGAATGTATTTGATGTTCAGCCTGCTGTCCAATCTCGGTTTATTGTTCAGTTTCAAATATCTCAATTTTTTTAATGAAAGCCTGCGCGGCGTTTTTAACCAGCTCAATTTGTTCTACGGCGTGCCGGCCTTTGATCTTCTGCTGCCGGTCGGGATTTCGTTTTACACTTTTCAGACTTTGAGCTACACCATCGATGTTTATCGGGGCACGATCCAACCGGAGCGGCATTTGGGCAAGTTTGCGTTGTATGTCACGTTCTTCCCGCAGCTCGTTGCCGGGCCGATCGAGCGCTCGAGCAACTTGCTGCCGCAATTGCAGAGCCTGCGCGATCAGTTTGACGCCGGCCGCGTCACCGACGGTTTGCGCCTCATGCTCTGGGGCTTTTTCAAAAAAATGGTGATCGCCGACCGCCTCGCCGCCTCGGTCAATCTCGTCTACAACAATCCAGGCGAATATTACGGCCTGCAAGTCGTGCTCGCCACGATCTTCTTTGCCTTTCAGATTTTTTGCGATTTTTCGGGTTATTCGGATATCGCCATCGGCGCCGCGAAAATCTTCGGTGTCAATTTGATGAAGAATTTCGACAAGCCATATTCGGCGCAATCGATTTCCGAATTTTGGAAAAGGTGGCACATCTCGCTGTCGACCTGGTTCAAGGATTACGTTTACATTCCGCTCGGCGGCAATCGCACGGTCAAGTGGAGATGGTATTACAACCTGTTCATCACTTTTCTCATCAGCGGCCTCTGGCATGGCGCCAATTGGACGTTCGTGATCTGGGGCGCGCTGCACGGATTCTACTTGATCTTCGCCATCATCTCGCGGCCATATAAAGACGCGTTGATCGGGCTGATCGGTTTGAACAAACGCCCGCTCGCGCTCAAGGCGCTGCAAATTATCTCGACGTTCGCCCTGGTGAATCTCGGCTGGCTCTTTTTTCGCGCCAACAGTTTGGCCGACGCCATGTTGCTGCTCAAAAACATGTTTGTGCTCGCACCGCTGGCCAGCGTCTTCGATTTCATCACGCCCGGCAGCCTCGCGATCAATCTCATGCTCATCACGATTCTGGAGCTGGCGCATTATTTGGAAAAAGACAAGCCGTTCATGCTGTCATTGACGAGCAAGCCCGGCCTGATCCGCTGGCCGGCTTACGTCGCCGTGACGCTCGCAATTCTTTATTTGAGCACCTCCGCCGGACAGCAGTTTATTTACTTTCAATTTTGA
- a CDS encoding asparagine synthetase B, whose protein sequence is MPGILGLVQPRMRLEAANRQMQNLIEPLIHFPWYQWAKEHWQGATLGIVSLGALTRVPQCRLSEDERYLLAFEGELYNAGELQKELGLHGLQGEAAEIQSEVVLHAMIRWGAEALKRFNGLFQLALWDAHQQEIIVAGDRGGLRPIYFVQQKENFAFAPEVKALLTLPWVSREIDHYGILSFLRHGLPLGMHTFFEEVNVLPAGSFAIFRQGRLRVERYWQMNFQEAAPRREKEIQQRFVETWKDVMQSQTRGDFRLGLPLSGGVDSRLILSALMANQQDVLTFTMGNPGCRDAEIAQRLAEIAGYPNLFSPIVANETAMDMERSVYLTDGMFNCFHANIRRLLPSLVESVNMVYDGITPLDSLYDPEDLFWRRFLRQTDPAHWLRAEVNSANIRDFALGSSMRVDLIDEEAQPLFQHDFDFIDEFVWAPCQKPNTSPALVDRFWLEEFQHRFSAFGPQILRTAVEVRCPFFDNRMLDLIGELTPMQRSSDKPLQRHTINALTPALARIPWERTGLPLTAGFGKTQLRRAANVLRRQAYHFMSRQKPAPAHKMIDYDEMIRTSPELQQKIASILIDRWPQGSRLFNRHSLQMLLEEHVSRTGNFAEMIGRILTVEIWHKLFVRDAARQPRVMTQTPQRVYRMAA, encoded by the coding sequence ATGCCTGGAATTTTAGGACTCGTACAGCCAAGGATGCGTCTCGAAGCCGCCAATCGTCAAATGCAAAATCTGATCGAACCGTTGATTCATTTTCCCTGGTATCAATGGGCGAAAGAGCACTGGCAGGGCGCGACGCTCGGCATCGTCAGCCTGGGCGCCTTGACGCGCGTGCCGCAGTGCCGGTTGAGCGAGGACGAGCGGTATCTGCTCGCCTTCGAAGGCGAGCTTTACAACGCCGGCGAGCTGCAAAAGGAGCTGGGCTTGCACGGCCTGCAAGGCGAGGCGGCGGAAATTCAGTCGGAGGTCGTTCTGCACGCGATGATTCGTTGGGGCGCAGAGGCTTTGAAGCGATTCAACGGGCTTTTTCAACTCGCCCTATGGGATGCCCATCAGCAAGAGATCATCGTGGCTGGCGATCGCGGCGGCCTGCGCCCCATTTACTTCGTGCAGCAAAAAGAAAATTTTGCCTTCGCCCCGGAAGTCAAGGCGCTGCTCACGCTGCCGTGGGTTTCCCGCGAAATCGACCATTACGGCATTCTGAGTTTTTTGCGGCATGGCTTGCCGCTCGGCATGCATACTTTCTTTGAGGAAGTGAACGTGTTGCCGGCTGGGTCATTCGCCATTTTTCGGCAAGGCCGTTTGCGCGTTGAGCGCTATTGGCAAATGAATTTTCAAGAAGCCGCGCCGCGCCGGGAGAAAGAAATCCAACAGCGCTTCGTTGAAACCTGGAAAGACGTGATGCAGTCGCAAACTCGCGGCGATTTTCGCCTCGGCCTGCCTTTGAGCGGCGGCGTTGATTCGCGTTTGATCCTCTCAGCGCTGATGGCGAATCAACAGGACGTGCTCACGTTTACCATGGGCAATCCCGGATGCAGAGACGCTGAGATCGCGCAGCGCCTCGCCGAAATCGCGGGCTATCCGAATCTTTTCAGCCCGATCGTGGCAAATGAAACAGCGATGGATATGGAACGTTCGGTTTACCTCACCGACGGCATGTTCAACTGTTTTCACGCCAACATCCGGCGCTTGCTGCCGAGCCTGGTCGAGAGTGTGAACATGGTCTACGACGGCATCACACCGCTGGACAGCTTGTACGATCCCGAAGATTTGTTCTGGCGCCGTTTCCTGCGCCAAACCGATCCGGCACACTGGCTTCGCGCCGAAGTCAACAGCGCGAATATTCGCGATTTCGCGCTCGGCTCGTCGATGCGTGTTGATCTGATCGACGAAGAGGCGCAGCCACTTTTTCAACACGATTTTGATTTTATCGATGAGTTTGTATGGGCGCCGTGCCAAAAGCCCAATACCTCGCCAGCGCTGGTTGATCGGTTTTGGCTGGAAGAATTTCAACATCGCTTCTCGGCTTTCGGCCCGCAAATTCTGCGCACCGCCGTGGAAGTTCGCTGCCCGTTTTTTGACAACAGAATGTTGGATTTAATCGGCGAGCTGACGCCAATGCAGCGCAGCTCCGACAAGCCGCTGCAACGGCACACGATCAACGCCTTGACGCCGGCGTTGGCGCGCATTCCGTGGGAGCGCACGGGATTGCCCTTGACCGCCGGTTTTGGCAAAACGCAACTGCGGCGCGCCGCAAACGTTTTGCGCCGGCAAGCCTACCATTTCATGTCGCGCCAAAAGCCGGCGCCGGCACATAAAATGATTGATTACGACGAAATGATCCGCACCTCGCCGGAGCTTCAGCAAAAGATCGCCTCGATCTTGATCGACCGCTGGCCGCAAGGCTCGCGCCTGTTCAATCGCCACAGCTTGCAAATGCTGCTCGAAGAGCATGTGAGCCGGACCGGCAACTTCGCCGAAATGATCGGCCGGATTCTCACGGTGGAAATCTGGCACAAGCTTTTCGTCCGCGATGCGGCGCGTCAGCCACGTGTTATGACGCAAACGCCGCAACGTGTTTATCGAATGGCGGCATAA
- a CDS encoding glycosyltransferase, whose product MKTHPKVSFVIIGRNEEKHLAACVDALMRLDYPQELKEIIFVDNNSTDGSLDIARQFPIKIITLKQQPATPGLARNAGLHAATGEYVHFVDGDMTVDSEWLNHALPVFEDARVAVVVGRLQEVNPQKSLYNRFFDLGWKTAPLGEIEAPGGGGLFRVTVLREAGGYDESLFGAEEIDLGYRLRQKNYKIIRLPNRMAHHDIDMKSFGHFWRRGVRDGYYEMAMIARYFNWSWPLPQDYIWKMNAQIIAFIALAILLIRQPHPVLWLLVTELPAFFVCKKAWYYYRLTGERKMSWLAAFFNYFNMFPIAWGEWRFLLNWMSRKCKNFVTAMSCTYSAAQSLESG is encoded by the coding sequence ATGAAAACTCACCCCAAAGTCTCTTTCGTCATCATCGGCCGCAACGAGGAAAAACATTTGGCCGCTTGCGTCGACGCGCTCATGCGCCTCGATTATCCGCAAGAACTGAAAGAAATCATTTTCGTGGACAACAATTCCACCGATGGCTCGCTGGACATCGCGCGGCAATTTCCCATCAAAATCATCACGCTTAAACAGCAGCCCGCCACGCCGGGCCTGGCCAGAAACGCCGGCCTGCACGCCGCAACCGGCGAGTATGTTCATTTCGTCGACGGCGACATGACGGTGGATTCCGAATGGCTCAATCACGCGCTGCCGGTTTTTGAAGATGCGCGCGTGGCCGTCGTGGTGGGGCGATTGCAGGAAGTCAATCCGCAGAAAAGCCTCTACAATCGCTTTTTTGATCTCGGCTGGAAAACCGCGCCGCTGGGAGAAATCGAAGCCCCCGGCGGCGGCGGCCTGTTTCGTGTTACCGTCTTGCGCGAAGCTGGAGGCTATGATGAATCGTTGTTCGGCGCCGAAGAAATCGACCTCGGCTACCGCCTCCGTCAAAAAAATTATAAAATTATCCGCCTGCCGAATCGCATGGCTCATCACGACATCGACATGAAATCGTTCGGCCATTTCTGGCGGCGCGGCGTCCGCGACGGCTATTACGAAATGGCAATGATCGCGCGCTATTTCAACTGGTCGTGGCCGCTGCCGCAGGATTATATTTGGAAAATGAACGCGCAGATCATCGCCTTCATCGCGCTCGCCATCCTCTTGATTCGCCAGCCGCATCCGGTGCTGTGGCTGCTGGTCACCGAGTTGCCGGCGTTTTTTGTTTGCAAAAAAGCCTGGTATTATTATCGCCTTACCGGCGAGCGAAAAATGAGCTGGCTTGCCGCCTTCTTTAATTATTTCAACATGTTTCCGATTGCGTGGGGAGAATGGCGATTCCTCTTGAACTGGATGAGCCGAAAGTGCAAGAACTTTGTGACGGCAATGTCCTGCACGTATTCCGCCGCGCAAAGCCTGGAATCGGGTTGA